The sequence GCGGTCAGCACTCAGGCCCTGAAGCGATAGTGTCCGACACAAAGAGGACGGAGCATCTCGAAGCAAATGGCTGGAAGGTAGTTCGATTCTGGAACAACGACGTGACACGGAATCTCGAGGGCGTAATGGCGGAGTTGATTCGAATCACAGAAAAGCCGGCCCTCACTGGTCCCGATGAGGCATCGGGACCACCTCTCCCGCAGAGCCGGGAGAGGAACCACACGGACAGCCTCGCGGACTGATCTCCCTGTAACCGGACCACACCATACCAAGGAGCACACGCCCATGACCACCGCCGCACAGTCCATAGAGTCCTTGCCCTCCATCACGGCGACACAGACGGCCGCGCCGCCGGCTTGGGCGCTCCTGGAGCGCAAGCTATTCGAGGTTATGGAGCACGCCGCAGCTCTGAAGGTAGCAAAATTCTCGGACCGTGCGGGCGTGCCTTTCTACGCCGACGACCTGGACGACTATTACGAGATGGTCTACAACTGGGGCCTCTTCTATTCCATGGGCGCGGACAGCAACGTGCTGGACCTGGCGCTGCGCCACTGGAACGCCGTCACGCGCTTCGGCGACGACAGCATCGTGAGCTGGCACCGCAATAACGAAGAGGGTAAAGGCAAATTCACCCCCAGCGTGAACGAGGAGTACTACGGCCCCAAGCACCCCGGCGACGCGGAGTGGCACCACAAGGGTGAGGGCAACATGGCCTTCTACCACCTCATGATGGCAGACCCCACGATCTCCGAGAACGTCCGCAGGCTGAAGCGCTTCGCATCCTTTTACACGGGCGAGAACCCGGCCGCGCCCAACTATGACCCTCGCTACCGCATCCTGCGCTCCCCCTTCCAGACGCCGAAGGGGCCGTGGCACAAGGCCAACTACCAGCAAGCGGCCACGTACCTCATGGGCGGCCTGGAGCCCGGCGCCCGGGGCGTGTGGTACGGTCGCCGCTCGTCACTGTACCCCGTCGTGAAGGACCTGGGGGTGGACTGGTGGAAGTCGCCCGCCCGGCAGGCGGAGATCGTCGGGCTCTTCGACAAGATCGTCCTCCAGAGCGATTCCTCGAACAACCTGGGCGCAACCGCGCTCCTGACCGCGGCCTACATGGCCACCGGCGAAGACCGGTACAGGCAGTGGGTGCTGGACTACATCGAGGCGTGGATGGACCGCATGAAGAAGAACGGCGGCATCATGCCGGACAACGTCGGGCCCACCGGCAAGATCGGAGAGCACCGCGAGGGAGTCTGGTGGGGCGGCATCTACGGCTGGAACAGCTACTGCGGCTTCAACATCATGTTCCACTCGTTCACCATCGCCTCGGAGTGCGGGCTGCTGCTCACCGGCGATAAGAGCTATCTCGATATCTTGCGCTCGCAGGTGCAGCTGCTGATTGCGAACGGCAAGGTCCGCGAGCGCGACGGGCAGTTCCTGATCGCCGTGCGCCACGGGCCGAACGGCTGGGGCCACAGCATGTGGCACCCGGTGAACGGCCACGACCAGCAAGTGCGCGTAAACGAGATTACCCGACTCTTCAATGCTTCGATGTCGGACGAGGACCGCAGCCTCGTCCGGTGGGCGCGCGACCACGACAAGGAGCGCGATTGGAGCAAGATCGAGCCCTACGTGGCCGACTTCGAGGGCGGGCCCGCTGAGATGGCGCGGTTCCAGTACTACGAGGGCAAGCTTCCGGAGTGGCCGGAGAGGACGCTACAGGCGGAGCTTGACGGCGCGGTGAAGACCTACCGCGAGATGGTGGCGGACGAGCGCAGCGTCGAGCAGATACTGGCGGACAACCGCGTACCCTCCAACCCGGTCCGCACCAAGGTGCTCACCCACGTCATGCACGGCGCTCCGCAGTCCGTCTACCACGGCGGCCTGGACCGCGCGCTGGTGCGGTACTTCGACGCCGACCGCATGCGCCCCGGCATCCCGCCGGATGTGGCGGCGCTTGTGGACGAGATCGGGCCGGACCGCGTGGGTGTGCAGCTAGTCAACACGAGCCGCAGCGCCGCGCGGAGCCTCATCATCCAGGCCGGCGCGTTCGGCGAGCACAGCTTCACCGACGTGCGGACCGATAGCGGCGAAGCCGCCGGTTCTCCTCTCCCCCCACGGGGGAGAGATACAGAGAGGGGGTCTTCGCCCCCAACACCCGTCAACGGCAAGTACCTGCGCGTGACTATGCCGCCTTCCACCGGGATCCGCCTGTCTCTCGGCATGAAGCGGTTCGTCAACCAGCCGTCGTACCGCTTCCCCTGGCACGGGGAGAAGATACCGGTGCCGTTCCAGTAACAACTCTCGTTGTCATTCTGAACGGAGGCTGCTCCGAGCCGAAGTGAAGAATCTAGACCGTTGCCTGCGGATAACGTGCCCCATCCACAGACAACGGTTTAGATGTTTCGTCGCAAAGCCTCCTCAACATGACAAGCGGGGCGGTATCATTGAAGGCTAATATGAGCAATCGGCAACTCCCCCCCCTCGCTACCGCATCATCTACAACTGGGACGGCGACCAGCACGGGTACACGCCGTACCCTCAGACGGTACAGCAGCTGCTGGACAAGGTATACGCTCCCCTAATCGACACGCAGGTAGACGCCCTGTTCTGGTGCCCCGGCATCCACGAGGCCGCGTGGCCGTCGCAGGTCGTGGAGATGACCGGCGACACGACCGGGCGAAGCTACGACAGCGCCGGCGCGATGACCCTCTGCGAGAATGTGCGGGTGCTGTACGAACGCGGCGATGAGCCGTACCGTGCGATCGTTGCCCGCGGGCGAGAGCTCGGCCAGGACGTTTTCGTCTCCGTCCGCATGAACGACAACCACTTCTACGGCCTTCTGCCGGACGCCATGCCATCCACCACCGTGTGGGGGCTCACGAGGCTGCGCAAGGAGCACCCGGACTGGTGCCTCACGCCCGCGCAGGTCGTCGAGGAGCGCGGCATCGGCTCGTGGAATTTCGCCTATGCGGGCGTGCGCGAGCACATGCTCGCCTACATCGCGGAGGCGTGCGAGCAGGCGGACTGGGACGGCGTCGAGATCGACTGGCAACGCCACGGCTTCTACTTCCCGCACGCCGACGCCTGGCGGCTGCGCTACCTCCTGACGGATGTCATGCGCCAGGTGCGCGCCCTCGCCGACGGTATAGCCCGCAAGCGCGGCAGGCAGTTCTATGTCGCGACGCGCGTCGCGGCCACCGTCGAGGCGTGCCGCCAGATCGGCTACGATGTCGAGGAGTGGATGAATGATGGGCTGTGCGATATCGTCATCGGCGCGGGCATGTCTGGCACCGATCCTGATTTCCAGGTCGAGCGGTTCCGGGACATGGCAAGCCGCCGTAGTGTGCGAGTCTACGGCGGATTCGATAGCCTTTACCGGCAGAGCAGCGGGCCGCGCCTTAAGCCCCACATGCAGAACGACGAGAGGCGGTTGCCGCTGACCGCCGGTGGATATACCGCCAACTTCGGAACGGACCGCTTCTGGGACGAGCGCTGGGTGCGCGGGACGGCGCAGTGCTACCTGGAGCGCGGCGCGGACGGCATCTACATCTTCAACTGGCAGGGCACGTCCGAGACCTGGCGCGGCCTGCTGACCGCCATCGGCTCGAAGGAGACCCTCGCAGGCAAGGACAAGGTCTACGCGGCAGTTCACGGCGGCGAGCGCCATTTCGACCGCATATTCGCCGGCACGCCGGTCACCCTCTATCCGACCCTCACCGGAGACGGCCCACCTTTTTCCGTGCCGGTCTACGACGACGCAGTAGGAAAAACCGCTCGCAATCCCGCCGGCATCGAGTTGCAGGTCGACCTGGCGCACTTCGCGACCGGTGACGAAGTCGCCGTGACGCTGGACGGCGCGCAGCTCCCGCCGCCGGATGTCCGCAACACAGCCGCGGAGAACGCCAACAACCCATCGGACGTGTCGGAAAACAGCTGGTTGGTCTGGAAGCTGGAGCCGGGGCAGGCTGGCTACGGACCGCATGAGGTAATGGTGCGGCTGGTGAGGAGGGATGCGCGGATAAAGCCACCGATCGTTGTCCAGCACGTTGAGATTCACGTAAATTATGAGTAACCTTCGCCGAACGATATTGGAGTTTGGGATTGGATAAGCTGACCCTGGGCATCGTCGACCAGTCGCCCATGCGGCGCGGCGGAACGGCGGCGGAGGCGCTGCGAGAGTCGGTGGCGATGGCGCAGGCCGCCGAGCGCCTGGGCTACGCGCGCTACTGGGTAGCGGAGCACCACAACGCGGGTACGTACACCGGCACCAGCCCCGAGGTATTGATCGGCCAGATAGCGGCGAACACGTCCACGATCCGCGTCGGCAGCGGCGGCGTGATGCTGCCGCACTACTCAGCGCTGGAAGTTGCAGAGCAGTTCAGGGTGTTGGATGCCTTCTACCCGGGCCGCATCGACCTGGGCATCGGCCGCGCGCCCGGGAGCGACCAACGCACCGCCGCCGCGCTGGTGTATCCGCGCATGTCCGGCGACCCGAACAAGTTCCCGCAGATGGTCATGGACCTCCTGTCGTTCCTTGAAGGCACGCCGGTGGAGGGCAACGTCTTCGCCGGCGCGAGCGCACAGCCGGGGCCGCCGCCGTCGCGGCCGCCGGATGTGTGGCTCCTCGGCTCCACAGGCGAGCACGGGCCGGCGGTCGCGGAGCTCTATCGGCAGGAGTTCAAGCCGTCGAAGTACCTGTCTGCGCCGCGCCTGAACGTCACAGTCCAGTCGCTTTGCGCTCCGACCGAGGAAGAGGCGCTATTCCTCGCATCCAGCCGCAACCTGAACAAGGTGTTTTCGCGCATGCCGGACCGCACGGTCGACGAGACCGGCAGGCGGGTCCAGGGCCTCTGGCCGCCGGAGGAGGCGTCCCGGTACCCCCTGTCCGCGCCTGCGCGAGAGTACCTTGAGTCTCTGACGCCGTCATACATCGACGGCAGCCCCTCGCAGGTGCGGGATAAGATCATCGAGGTGGCAGAGCGGTACGGGACGAACGACGTCAACAACGTGACGCCGTGCTACGCCTACGACGCGCGGGTGCGATCGATAAGCCTGATAGCAGAGGCGTTTGGGATTGGGAAGAGGTAGGCGGGATAGCTTCCGGTAGGGGCAGGTCTGAGACCTGCCCTCACCGAACGCCACGACGGTTGTCGAAGGCAAATTATGGTACCGAGTGCAATGCTGCCAGGCTCTGGCTGCCTTTCGTGAACGCAACAGGGGTCCCGATGCATCGGGGCCCCTGCCTAAATGTTGCCTGGACGGCGCTTGCTTACACCTTCGCTGTCTCGCGCTGCTGGCGCTGCGCCACTATGCGCTGCACGAGGTTCGAAGGCACCGTGTCGTAGTGGTCGAACTTCATCGTGAACAATCCGCGCCCCTGCGTCTGCGACCGCAGCTCCGTTGCATAGCGGAGCATCTCCGCCTGCGGCACGTTCACCTCAATCGTCGTCATTCCCTCTCCGCCAGGCGTCATGCCCATAATCCTGGCGCGCTTGCTGTTCAGGTCGCCCATCACGTCGCCCGCGACGGCGTCCGGCACCGTGATGCTGGCGTACATCACCGGCTCAAGGATCACCGGATTGGCCTGCTTGATGCCGTTAGCGAACGCATGGCTGCCGGCGATCTCGAAGCAGATGCCGGAGGAGTCCACCGGGTGGAAGCTGCCGTCGAAGAGCGTTGCGCGCACGTCCACCACCGGGAAGCCGGCCACAACACCCTCTCCGAGCGCCTTGTGGCAGCCCTTCTCCACCGCAGGGATGTACTCGCGAGGCACTGAGCCGCCCACGACCCGCTCTGCGAACTCGAAGCCGGAGCCGCGCGGGAGCGGCTCGACCTCGACGAACACGTGGCCGTACTGGCCGTGGCCGCCGGACTGCTTTTTGTGCTTGTACTCCACCTTGGCCCGGCCTGAGATGGTCTCCTTGTATGGCACCTTCGGCGTCTGGAGCACGATCTCCGCGCCGAACTTGCGCTTGATCTTCTCGATGGCCACTTCAACGTGCGTGTCTCCCAGGCCGCACAGAAGCATCTCCAGTGTGTCGTGCTCGCGCGTGAGCACCAGACTGGGGTCCTCCTCGCAGATACGGGCCAGCGCGGTCGTCATCTTGTCCACGTCGGCCTTCGACTTCGGGTAGACGGCCATCTGGTAAACGGGGGCCGGGAATTTGAGAGGCTCTATGGTGATGGGCTTCTCCTTGACGGAGAGGGTGTCGCCCGTGAGCACGCCGGAGAGCTTCGGCACCGCGCCGATGTCGCCCGGAGCGAGGGAATCCGTAGTCTCCTGTGTCTTGCCGCGCACGACGAAGACCTGGCCGATGCGCTCGGTCTCGTTCTTGCGGGCGTTGAAGACCTGGGAGTCGCTCTTGAAGGCGCCGCTGAAGACCTTGAAGTATGAGAGCTTGCCGACGAACGGGTCGGCCGAGGTCTTGAATACGAATGCGGCCAGTGGGCCGGCGGCATCCCACTTGAGCGCGGCAGCGATGCCGCCGCTGGTGGCCTTCGGTGCCGCAGACTCCGCAGGGGAGGGCAAGAACTCTACAATCGCATCCATCAGCTCGTGGATGCCCTTGCCCGAAGGGGCCGCGCCGAACATAACGGGAACGATTGTCCCGGCAAGCACGCCCTTCCTCAGGCCCGCCGCCATCTCGTCCCTGGTGAGCGGCTTGCCTTCGAGGTACTTCTCCGCCAATTCGTCGTCCGCCTCGGCGATGGCCTCCATGAGCCGCTCGCGGGCCGACTCCGCCTCGCCCTTGAGGTCAGCCGGGGCCTTGCTCTCGGCGTCCATCAGTCCCACCACGCCGGAGAATTTGGACTCCGCGCCGATCGGGACCTGTATGGCAACGCACTTGCGGCCGAACGCCTCTGAAATGGACGCCATTACGCGCTCGTACGATGCGTTCTCGCGGTCCATCTTGTTGATAAAGAGAATCCTCGGCAGGCCGTGCTCCTCGGCCATCTGCCACATCTGCTTGGTCCCGACTTCCACTCCGGCCTGCGCAGCAACCGCCAGGACGGCGGCGTCTGCGGCCCTCAGGCCGGAGACTACTTCACCCCGATAGTCAGCGTAACCCGGAGTATCGATCACGTTGATCTTGTGCTTCTTCCATTGTGCCGGGAGAATGGATGTCTGCACGCTCGTCTGGCGCTTTTGCTCCTCCGGCTCATAGTCGGAAGCCGTTGTACCGTCCGTGGTGTTGCCCATGCGAGTCGTCGCGCCGGCCGCGAAGAGCATCGCCTCGCCAATCATCGTCTTGCCCGCACCGCTGTGAGATAGCAACACGATATCGCGCAACTGGTTCGTCTCAAATTTCGCCATACGTTGTTCTCCTCTCTTTGCGTCTTTTGGCGGGCTGCAGATCGAGTCCGTCTTGGAGTCAATTGTAGTATCGCCGAAACAACCTTAGCAACGGAAAGGACAGGCTAAAACCGTAGAGTATTAGGCTGGCACCGACGAAACCAGTAGAGCGGGCCATAAAATCGTCAAGTGGAACTGCCACTTACCAATTCCCCGTTTTTTTCATATCATTAGAGCGTGCTGGATTTCGGAATCTGCCCACGCCCGGCTCCGGCCTTTCCGGAGCGCCTGCGGTGGGACCGCGGACCCGGCGCCGAACGCCACAGGAGTGTCCAATGAAGGTCTACTGGAGAGAGGTACGAAAAGGGCAGCGGCTGGTCCTTAACGAAGGGGACGAAGCAGCGGGGACTGAGGAGGAGATCGGCGGCGTCCGGGAGACGAAGAACGGTTACGACGCGTTCGCCAAGACCTTTGGCTACGATCCCGGCCGGGCAATGAAGGGGATACCCACAATTGAGGAGGCGAAGGCGTTCGTCGAGTCCTTCCACCCCTGGGAGCTGTACCAGGGCGGCTTCGGGCTCAAGGTAGACTCCGCGGTCCGCCCTCCGAAGCAGCAATAGCGGGCGCCCGTATGATCGGCATCATCGGGGGCACGGGGCAGGAGGGTAGGGGACTGGGGCTGCGGCTGGCTATGGCAGGCAAGCGGGTGGTACTCGGCTCGCGTGATCCCGCAAGGGGCCGCGCCGCGGCTGATGACGTCCTATCGCGCGTGCCCGGCCTGCCTGTGACCGGCGGTTCCAATGGCGACGCTGCGGAGTCGGACATCGTCCTCGTGTGTGTGCCGTATGAGGGCCAGCGCGAAACGCTAACCTACCTGGAGCACCGACTGGCCGGCAAGCTGGTTGTCACAACGGTTGTGCCGATATCATTCGAAAAGGGCGGCGTGCGCGCCCTCGGCGTCCCTGAAGGCTCGGCAGCCATGCAGGCGCAGGCCATTCTGCCGAAGTCGCGCGTGGCTTCGGCGTTCCACACGATCAGCTCGAGCGAGCTTATCAAGCCGGATGCCTCTATAGACGGTGACGTTGTTGTGTTCGCAGACAACCAGGGGGACAGAAAACAGGTCATGGCGCTGGCGGAAAAGGTACAGGGGGTGCGGGCGGTGGATGGAGGCGGCCTGGCCTATGCCGTTCACATGGAAGGGCTGGTCGCGCTCCTCATCGGCATCAACAGGCGATACAAGGCCCACACCGGCATACGAGTCACCGGCATTTAGTGGAGGCCTGTTGCGTGGTGGTGGCAGGTTGGTGTTATCATATATCGTTCGTTTGCGAAATGCGCCGCCCGGATTGCACCGGCGGTCCAGTGCCCATATAGGAGCAGCACAGTTGCCCAGCGAAAAGTCCGGACGAGTCAGCCAGAGGAAGCGCAAGCTTAACGCGCCCTACAGGTCCAAGGCCAGGACCTATGTGACCAAGGCTCGCAACCAGATCACCGACGGCGCGGACACAGCCAGCGAGAGCGTGCGCGAGGCTGTGGTCGCTCTGGACAAGGCGGCCCAGCGCGGCACCATCCACCCCCGGAACGCCGCCCGCCGCAAGTCCCGCCTTATGAAGCAGCTCAACGCCTCCGCGAAGTAATAAGGCCGCCGGGACCACACCACTTCCGCATATTGAAAGATTAGAATATGCCATCGCGGGGAGTCATCACTCTCGCGATGGCATGTTTTGTTCGCCCTGAAACGACTTTCGGAAGGCGCCCAAAGGTGGAAAATACCGAAAAAGGGTCCACGCCGTGTATTGACACCACGGGAGCTACCGTGCTAAATTTGTTCCGAACATACGTACTTCGCTACAAATAGCACAAGGACACAACATGAAAAAGAAGCTCTCGTCCAAGCAGGAGCGGATACTGGACTATATCCGAAACTTCCTGGAGGACCACCAGTTCCCTCCCACGGTCCGGGACATCCAGTCGGGCTGCGATATCAGTTCCACCTCTGTTGTGGACTACAACCTCCGCATCCTGCAAAGGGAAGGGTACCTGAGGCGCTTCGCGGAAGTGTCACGCGGCATCGAGCTTCTTGAAGGCGGCCGCCCCCGCGGACGGAGCGCGGACGTGGTGCAGATTCCAGTCTTTGGCGCCATTGCCGCCGGCGAGCCCCTGCACATCCCGACCCCAGACTCATGGCGCAACGAGGGATCAGAGACGGTAGAACTGCCCTCATTCCTTACCAGGGGCCGCCAGAACGTTTACGCAGTACGCGTCAAGGGCGAGTCCATGATCGACGCGCTCGTAGCCGATGGAGACCTCGTCCTCCTCGAGCCCGTTTCCCAGGTGCGAAACGGTGACATGGTCGCTGCGATGATCAAGGACCGGCAAGAGGTCACTCTCAAGCACTTCTCTATGAAAGACGGCATGGTCACCCTACGTCCGGCCAACAGCACAATGAATCCGTTCACTGTGCCCGCATCCAATGTGGCCGTTCAGGGCAGGGTAGTGGGCGTCATTCGCTCCATGGCCTAGCCGCCCCTGGTTTTCCTGAAAAAGCGCGGCCGCCCTTTATGGGCGGCCTTTTTTGTGTGATTTCCGGACGTTTAAGTGCTGGGCGGCGCGCGGTATCCTTAGCCCTGCCGACGATAGCGGCCATATTCCGCCTCAGGAGCACCGATGAGAATACCCATCACGATGTGCCACGGCATCCGCAGCATCGACAAGAACCCGATGACAGCCGAGCACTTTGACAAGCTTATCAGTATCGCCCGGGAACTCGGTTTCAATTCGATCACGTACGATGAGCTCGCAAAGTGGCGTGCAGGGAAGGCCAAGCTTCCAAAGCAGCCGATCATGTTTGACTTCGACCATCCGGTCAAGAGCATGCGATACGAAGTCAAAGACGTGATGGACAGGTACGGCTATACCGGGAATCTGTTCATATATACATTCCCATACGATGCCGGCTACACCCGGAACAGGCCGTCATGGGCATCCCTCAACGAGCACATGACATGGGACGATATCCGTGAGATGCGCGCGGGCGGCTGGCTTATTGGCGCCCACACGATAAGTCACCCTAACCTGTCCGATCTGTTCGTTGAAGACCCGTCCGGCGAGGTCCTGCGGACGGAGCTCGACCGCTGCAATGAGACTATTAAAAGTAACCTGGGTTTCATGCCCCAGGACTTCGCGTTCACGGGAACGAGCTGGAGCAGCCTTGCCGAGCGCGAAGTCAAGAAGCGATACCGTTTTGGCCGACTATGGATCATCGGCTCCGAGTACAAGGCGGACGGCAAACCCATTCGGTACGCTGAGCTGGTCGGCGTCCCGGGAGCGGACGAGGCGGATGGCGGCCCTCCGGCCGCCGCGCGGTACATCACAGAGAAGTCCGACCCCTACCGGCTACCGTCAATGGAGCTCCAGTACCTGCTATACGAGCCGGACGCGTTCCGCAGATACCTTGAAGGCGCTCTCGTTTAGGCTTCCGTTATCAAACAAATTGCTCTCGCGCTTTTGTTTAGACACTGGGCGCGAGAGCAATTTTGGTCAATTTTGAAAATTGCCCCTCAAAAAGTGTAACGTTTTACCCTCCTCGTAGCGTAATCATATTAGAGGACCCATAAGTTCCGGGAGTTCTGCGGATGAGTCAAGAGCGCACAGACGCTGAGCTGATCCTGGCTTCGCGCCATGACCCCGCCGCATTCCGCGAGCTTTACGATAGGTGCTCGGAGACCCTCCTCACGTACTTCTACAGGCG comes from SAR202 cluster bacterium and encodes:
- a CDS encoding endonuclease domain-containing protein → MKTDKYLTELARDMRRSMTPAEFLLWKHINNRQLNGLKFRRQQPIQNYIADFACKEIKLIIELDGGQHSGPEAIVSDTKRTEHLEANGWKVVRFWNNDVTRNLEGVMAELIRITEKPALTGPDEASGPPLPQSRERNHTDSLAD
- a CDS encoding MsnO8 family LLM class oxidoreductase, whose translation is MDKLTLGIVDQSPMRRGGTAAEALRESVAMAQAAERLGYARYWVAEHHNAGTYTGTSPEVLIGQIAANTSTIRVGSGGVMLPHYSALEVAEQFRVLDAFYPGRIDLGIGRAPGSDQRTAAALVYPRMSGDPNKFPQMVMDLLSFLEGTPVEGNVFAGASAQPGPPPSRPPDVWLLGSTGEHGPAVAELYRQEFKPSKYLSAPRLNVTVQSLCAPTEEEALFLASSRNLNKVFSRMPDRTVDETGRRVQGLWPPEEASRYPLSAPAREYLESLTPSYIDGSPSQVRDKIIEVAERYGTNDVNNVTPCYAYDARVRSISLIAEAFGIGKR
- the fusA gene encoding elongation factor G; its protein translation is MAKFETNQLRDIVLLSHSGAGKTMIGEAMLFAAGATTRMGNTTDGTTASDYEPEEQKRQTSVQTSILPAQWKKHKINVIDTPGYADYRGEVVSGLRAADAAVLAVAAQAGVEVGTKQMWQMAEEHGLPRILFINKMDRENASYERVMASISEAFGRKCVAIQVPIGAESKFSGVVGLMDAESKAPADLKGEAESARERLMEAIAEADDELAEKYLEGKPLTRDEMAAGLRKGVLAGTIVPVMFGAAPSGKGIHELMDAIVEFLPSPAESAAPKATSGGIAAALKWDAAGPLAAFVFKTSADPFVGKLSYFKVFSGAFKSDSQVFNARKNETERIGQVFVVRGKTQETTDSLAPGDIGAVPKLSGVLTGDTLSVKEKPITIEPLKFPAPVYQMAVYPKSKADVDKMTTALARICEEDPSLVLTREHDTLEMLLCGLGDTHVEVAIEKIKRKFGAEIVLQTPKVPYKETISGRAKVEYKHKKQSGGHGQYGHVFVEVEPLPRGSGFEFAERVVGGSVPREYIPAVEKGCHKALGEGVVAGFPVVDVRATLFDGSFHPVDSSGICFEIAGSHAFANGIKQANPVILEPVMYASITVPDAVAGDVMGDLNSKRARIMGMTPGGEGMTTIEVNVPQAEMLRYATELRSQTQGRGLFTMKFDHYDTVPSNLVQRIVAQRQQRETAKV
- the npdG gene encoding NADPH-dependent F420 reductase, whose amino-acid sequence is MIGIIGGTGQEGRGLGLRLAMAGKRVVLGSRDPARGRAAADDVLSRVPGLPVTGGSNGDAAESDIVLVCVPYEGQRETLTYLEHRLAGKLVVTTVVPISFEKGGVRALGVPEGSAAMQAQAILPKSRVASAFHTISSSELIKPDASIDGDVVVFADNQGDRKQVMALAEKVQGVRAVDGGGLAYAVHMEGLVALLIGINRRYKAHTGIRVTGI
- a CDS encoding 30S ribosomal protein S20; translated protein: MPFTWKGWSRSSSASTGDTRPTPAYESPAFSGGLLRGGGRLVLSYIVRLRNAPPGLHRRSSAHIGAAQLPSEKSGRVSQRKRKLNAPYRSKARTYVTKARNQITDGADTASESVREAVVALDKAAQRGTIHPRNAARRKSRLMKQLNASAK
- the lexA gene encoding repressor LexA — encoded protein: MKKKLSSKQERILDYIRNFLEDHQFPPTVRDIQSGCDISSTSVVDYNLRILQREGYLRRFAEVSRGIELLEGGRPRGRSADVVQIPVFGAIAAGEPLHIPTPDSWRNEGSETVELPSFLTRGRQNVYAVRVKGESMIDALVADGDLVLLEPVSQVRNGDMVAAMIKDRQEVTLKHFSMKDGMVTLRPANSTMNPFTVPASNVAVQGRVVGVIRSMA
- a CDS encoding polysaccharide deacetylase family protein, producing MRIPITMCHGIRSIDKNPMTAEHFDKLISIARELGFNSITYDELAKWRAGKAKLPKQPIMFDFDHPVKSMRYEVKDVMDRYGYTGNLFIYTFPYDAGYTRNRPSWASLNEHMTWDDIREMRAGGWLIGAHTISHPNLSDLFVEDPSGEVLRTELDRCNETIKSNLGFMPQDFAFTGTSWSSLAEREVKKRYRFGRLWIIGSEYKADGKPIRYAELVGVPGADEADGGPPAAARYITEKSDPYRLPSMELQYLLYEPDAFRRYLEGALV